In the Methanocalculus natronophilus genome, TGATGAACTGCAGATGGTCTGGGTCAGGTATAACCTGACCGAGCGGACGATTGAGCATCTCCAGATCTTTTCCATTGCCCTTCTCATTGGGATTTTGATCGGGGTGGCAACAGGTCTCTTTCTCTATCGCCGGAGGAAGTTTTCGCCCCCGGTTTTTTCGGGCCTGAATGCGGTGCAGACCTTCCCGGATATTGCCCTGCTCATCCTTCTCATTCCCCTTGCAGGGATCGGAACAGTCCCGACGATCATCGCCTGTGTCATCTACTCGATCCTCCCGATAGCAAGGAACACCTATACAGGGCTCATCTCTGTCAGCCCCGAACTCCTCGAGGTCGGCCGGGCAATGGGGCTTGTTGAACGGGATATCCTCCTGAAAATACGGCTTCCGTTCGCCTTTCCGATGATAGCAGGCGGGATCAGGATTGCCATCGTCTTCACGATGGGGATCGTCACCCTGGGAGGTATCTTTGGTGCAGGTGGTCTCGGTGCCCCGCTCCAGACCGGGATTAACCTGATTCGCCCGGATATCATCCTTGTTGCCGGGATCTGGGTGGGGGTGCTTGCCGTCTTCCTCGATGGCATCGCAGGCGGGATCGAGGCGGCACTGAAGCGGAGGACCGGATCATGGTGAGCCCTGA is a window encoding:
- a CDS encoding ABC transporter permease, encoding MPDELQMVWVRYNLTERTIEHLQIFSIALLIGILIGVATGLFLYRRRKFSPPVFSGLNAVQTFPDIALLILLIPLAGIGTVPTIIACVIYSILPIARNTYTGLISVSPELLEVGRAMGLVERDILLKIRLPFAFPMIAGGIRIAIVFTMGIVTLGGIFGAGGLGAPLQTGINLIRPDIILVAGIWVGVLAVFLDGIAGGIEAALKRRTGSW